The following are from one region of the Nymphaea colorata isolate Beijing-Zhang1983 chromosome 7, ASM883128v2, whole genome shotgun sequence genome:
- the LOC126410202 gene encoding disease resistance protein RUN1-like, producing MEYHLAACRDEARLCTMICDWISSILKQIHQLHLRHQGRSQEAQWDLLATSQLISDISKETSVVIDTVNNGISAIRRKFGWKKVLIVLDDIDDTKQLDALVGDQVHVKREHVFGAGSKIIITTRNRAPLIAHGLEIYYPKELKYPQSLKLFSLHAFKVSPPTSEFIGLSEKVVKVAGGLPLALKKYVFLDVACFLIGSSKEEALFFWEDHYAADSAINALESKSLLTMDVDNRFRMHG from the exons ATGG AATATCACTTGGCTGCATGCAGGGATGAAGCAAGGCTATGCACCATGATATGTGACTGGATTTCGAGCATATTGAAGCAG ATACACCAGCTTCATCTCAGACATCAGGGAAGAAGCCAAGAAGCACAATGGGATTTGCTTGCTACAAGCCAACTCATTTCGGATATCTCAAAAGAGACAAGTGTGGTTATAGACACGGTTAATAATGGAATTAGTGCGATCAGACGAAAATTTGGATGGAAGAAAGTGCTCATAGTTCTCGATGACATTGATGACACTAaacaacttgatgcattggtaggTGACCAAGTACATGTAAAACGAGAGCATGTATTTGGTGCAGGAAGTAAGATTATTATCACTACAAGGAACAGAGCCCCACTGATTGCTCATGGTTTAGAAATTTACTACCCCAAGGAGCTAAAATATCCTCAGTCACTTAAATTATTTTCTCTCCATGCCTTTAAAGTTAGCCCACCAACATCAGAATTTATTGGCTTGTCAGAGAAGGTTGTCAAAGTTGCAGGAGGCCTGCCATTAGCTCTAAAA AAGTATGTATTTTTGGATGTAGCATGTTTCCTCATTGGGTCAAGTAAAGAGGAAGCATTATTCTTCTGGGAAGATCACTATGCTGCAGATAGTGCAATTAATGCTCTTGAAAGCAAGTCTCTTCTCACCATGGATGTTGATAATCGGTTCAGAATGCATGGCTGA